The following coding sequences lie in one Glycine max cultivar Williams 82 chromosome 19, Glycine_max_v4.0, whole genome shotgun sequence genomic window:
- the LOC100777423 gene encoding DNA repair protein recA homolog 2, mitochondrial isoform X3, with translation MSLLPRLHILARPLLSPFCQNGGRQIMSRIGMTACSLSSADFECDAIHDDVKAAEKDNALCLAVSQLASEFSKESMLSLQKIFGVRRAHVISTGSLKLDLALGIGGLPKGRIVEIYGREAAGKTTLAIQIIKEAQKLGGYCAYLDVENALDFSLMESMGIDTENLLISHPDCAENLLSMVDTLTKSGAVDVIVIDSVAALVPKCELDQLGVTTNRDLQSRMMTQALRKIHYSLSHSQTLIVFINQIRLSPKSAKEYGSVEEVTCGGNALRFYAAVRLRLSRVRLIKTEDKVEGVMICAQVVKNKLAPAATKRAELGIKFGRGFCHESDVLDLACEHGIFVKHEGSYFIEGNSFDSREAAELFLAQNHAVCDKVVKDMRRLYF, from the exons ATGTCTCTTTTGCCTCGTCTTCATATCTTAGCTAGGCCTTTACTCTCCCCCTTCTGCCag aATGGAGGTAGACAAATAATGAGCAGGATTGGCATGACTGCCTGCTCTCTTTCTTCTGCAG ATTTTGAATGTGATGCGATCCATGATGATGTCAAAGCAGCAGAGAAAGATAATGCACTTTGCTTGGCTGTCTCGCAGCTTGCTAGCGAGTTTAGCAAGGAATCTATGTTATCTCTGCAGAAGATTTTTGGTGTACGCCGTGCTCATGTGATATCTACAGGCTCCTTGAAGCTTGATCTAGCTCTGGGAATTGGTGGACTACCAAAG GGCAGGATTGTGGAAATTTATGGACGAGAAGCAGCTGGTAAGactacacttgcaattcaaattattaaaGAAGCTCAAAAGCTTGGAG GATATTGTGCATATCTTGATGTAGAAAATGCATTGGACTTCTCACTTATGGAATCGATGGGCATAGATACTGAAAACCTTCTTATATCACATCCTGATTGTGCTGAAAATTTGTTAAGCATGGTTGATACATTAACAAAAAGTGGTGCTGTAGATGTGATTGTGATTGACAGT GTTGCTGCCCTCGTCCCCAAATGTGAACTTGATCAATTAGGAGTTACCACTAATCGCGATTTACAATCACGAATGATGACTCAAGCACTGCGGAAGATTCACTATTCATTATCTCATTCTCAAACTCTCATTGTTTTCATTAATCAG ATTAGATTGAGTCCAAAATCAGCCAAGGAATATGGATCTGTGGAAGAAGTCACTTGTGGTGGAAATGCCTTGAGATTCTATGCAGCTGTTCGTTTGAGACTTTCAAGAGTGAGATTGATCAAAACTGAGGATAAG GTAGAGGGTGTTATGATCTGTGCTCAAGTGGTAAAAAATAAACTAGCACCAGCAGCAACGAAAAGGGCTGAACTGGGTATCAAGTTTGGAAGAGGCTTTTGCCATGAGTCAGATGTCTTAGATTTGGCTTGTGAACATGGAATCTTTGTGAAACATGAGGGAAGCTACTTTATTGAAGGTAACAGTTTTGATAGTAGAGAAGCAGCTGAACTGTTTTTGGCTCAAAATCATGCTGTTTGTGACAAGGTGGTTAAGGATATGAGaagactttatttttaa
- the LOC100777423 gene encoding DNA repair protein recA homolog 2, mitochondrial isoform X2: MSLLPRLHILARPLLSPFCQNGGRQIMSRIGMTACSLSSAASDFECDAIHDDVKAAEKDNALCLAVSQLASEFSKESMLSLQKIFGVRRAHVISTGSLKLDLALGIGGLPKGRIVEIYGREAAGKTTLAIQIIKEAQKLGGYCAYLDVENALDFSLMESMGIDTENLLISHPDCAENLLSMVDTLTKSGAVDVIVIDSVAALVPKCELDQLGVTTNRDLQSRMMTQALRKIHYSLSHSQTLIVFINQIRLSPKSAKEYGSVEEVTCGGNALRFYAAVRLRLSRVRLIKTEDKVEGVMICAQVVKNKLAPAATKRAELGIKFGRGFCHESDVLDLACEHGIFVKHEGSYFIEGNSFDSREAAELFLAQNHAVCDKVVKDMRRLYF; this comes from the exons ATGTCTCTTTTGCCTCGTCTTCATATCTTAGCTAGGCCTTTACTCTCCCCCTTCTGCCag aATGGAGGTAGACAAATAATGAGCAGGATTGGCATGACTGCCTGCTCTCTTTCTTCTGCAG CTTCAGATTTTGAATGTGATGCGATCCATGATGATGTCAAAGCAGCAGAGAAAGATAATGCACTTTGCTTGGCTGTCTCGCAGCTTGCTAGCGAGTTTAGCAAGGAATCTATGTTATCTCTGCAGAAGATTTTTGGTGTACGCCGTGCTCATGTGATATCTACAGGCTCCTTGAAGCTTGATCTAGCTCTGGGAATTGGTGGACTACCAAAG GGCAGGATTGTGGAAATTTATGGACGAGAAGCAGCTGGTAAGactacacttgcaattcaaattattaaaGAAGCTCAAAAGCTTGGAG GATATTGTGCATATCTTGATGTAGAAAATGCATTGGACTTCTCACTTATGGAATCGATGGGCATAGATACTGAAAACCTTCTTATATCACATCCTGATTGTGCTGAAAATTTGTTAAGCATGGTTGATACATTAACAAAAAGTGGTGCTGTAGATGTGATTGTGATTGACAGT GTTGCTGCCCTCGTCCCCAAATGTGAACTTGATCAATTAGGAGTTACCACTAATCGCGATTTACAATCACGAATGATGACTCAAGCACTGCGGAAGATTCACTATTCATTATCTCATTCTCAAACTCTCATTGTTTTCATTAATCAG ATTAGATTGAGTCCAAAATCAGCCAAGGAATATGGATCTGTGGAAGAAGTCACTTGTGGTGGAAATGCCTTGAGATTCTATGCAGCTGTTCGTTTGAGACTTTCAAGAGTGAGATTGATCAAAACTGAGGATAAG GTAGAGGGTGTTATGATCTGTGCTCAAGTGGTAAAAAATAAACTAGCACCAGCAGCAACGAAAAGGGCTGAACTGGGTATCAAGTTTGGAAGAGGCTTTTGCCATGAGTCAGATGTCTTAGATTTGGCTTGTGAACATGGAATCTTTGTGAAACATGAGGGAAGCTACTTTATTGAAGGTAACAGTTTTGATAGTAGAGAAGCAGCTGAACTGTTTTTGGCTCAAAATCATGCTGTTTGTGACAAGGTGGTTAAGGATATGAGaagactttatttttaa
- the LOC100777423 gene encoding DNA repair protein recA homolog 2, mitochondrial isoform X1 has protein sequence MSLLPRLHILARPLLSPFCQNGGRQIMSRIGMTACSLSSAAEASDFECDAIHDDVKAAEKDNALCLAVSQLASEFSKESMLSLQKIFGVRRAHVISTGSLKLDLALGIGGLPKGRIVEIYGREAAGKTTLAIQIIKEAQKLGGYCAYLDVENALDFSLMESMGIDTENLLISHPDCAENLLSMVDTLTKSGAVDVIVIDSVAALVPKCELDQLGVTTNRDLQSRMMTQALRKIHYSLSHSQTLIVFINQIRLSPKSAKEYGSVEEVTCGGNALRFYAAVRLRLSRVRLIKTEDKVEGVMICAQVVKNKLAPAATKRAELGIKFGRGFCHESDVLDLACEHGIFVKHEGSYFIEGNSFDSREAAELFLAQNHAVCDKVVKDMRRLYF, from the exons ATGTCTCTTTTGCCTCGTCTTCATATCTTAGCTAGGCCTTTACTCTCCCCCTTCTGCCag aATGGAGGTAGACAAATAATGAGCAGGATTGGCATGACTGCCTGCTCTCTTTCTTCTGCAG CTGAAGCTTCAGATTTTGAATGTGATGCGATCCATGATGATGTCAAAGCAGCAGAGAAAGATAATGCACTTTGCTTGGCTGTCTCGCAGCTTGCTAGCGAGTTTAGCAAGGAATCTATGTTATCTCTGCAGAAGATTTTTGGTGTACGCCGTGCTCATGTGATATCTACAGGCTCCTTGAAGCTTGATCTAGCTCTGGGAATTGGTGGACTACCAAAG GGCAGGATTGTGGAAATTTATGGACGAGAAGCAGCTGGTAAGactacacttgcaattcaaattattaaaGAAGCTCAAAAGCTTGGAG GATATTGTGCATATCTTGATGTAGAAAATGCATTGGACTTCTCACTTATGGAATCGATGGGCATAGATACTGAAAACCTTCTTATATCACATCCTGATTGTGCTGAAAATTTGTTAAGCATGGTTGATACATTAACAAAAAGTGGTGCTGTAGATGTGATTGTGATTGACAGT GTTGCTGCCCTCGTCCCCAAATGTGAACTTGATCAATTAGGAGTTACCACTAATCGCGATTTACAATCACGAATGATGACTCAAGCACTGCGGAAGATTCACTATTCATTATCTCATTCTCAAACTCTCATTGTTTTCATTAATCAG ATTAGATTGAGTCCAAAATCAGCCAAGGAATATGGATCTGTGGAAGAAGTCACTTGTGGTGGAAATGCCTTGAGATTCTATGCAGCTGTTCGTTTGAGACTTTCAAGAGTGAGATTGATCAAAACTGAGGATAAG GTAGAGGGTGTTATGATCTGTGCTCAAGTGGTAAAAAATAAACTAGCACCAGCAGCAACGAAAAGGGCTGAACTGGGTATCAAGTTTGGAAGAGGCTTTTGCCATGAGTCAGATGTCTTAGATTTGGCTTGTGAACATGGAATCTTTGTGAAACATGAGGGAAGCTACTTTATTGAAGGTAACAGTTTTGATAGTAGAGAAGCAGCTGAACTGTTTTTGGCTCAAAATCATGCTGTTTGTGACAAGGTGGTTAAGGATATGAGaagactttatttttaa